In a genomic window of Acidobacteriota bacterium:
- a CDS encoding Na+/H+ antiporter subunit B, whose product MTPLPSPASTPTPTSTILMTAARVLMPLLLLFAVFLLLRGHNQPGGGFVGGLVVAASLVLYAIAAGVSAARRALLVSPSTLLGVGLLVALASGMPAVIAAKPFMTALWTDVGVGSTELAVGTPLVFDIGVFLAVIGVVLTIVFTLAETVLAEE is encoded by the coding sequence ATGACGCCCTTGCCCTCACCCGCATCGACGCCGACACCGACGTCGACGATCCTGATGACGGCGGCGCGCGTGCTGATGCCGCTGTTGCTGTTGTTCGCCGTGTTCCTGTTGTTGAGAGGACACAACCAACCGGGAGGCGGCTTCGTGGGCGGGCTCGTCGTTGCCGCATCCCTGGTCCTGTACGCGATTGCCGCCGGTGTGTCAGCGGCACGTCGTGCCCTGCTCGTCAGTCCGTCGACGCTGCTCGGGGTTGGCCTGCTTGTGGCGCTGGCCAGCGGCATGCCGGCCGTCATCGCCGCCAAGCCGTTCATGACGGCGTTGTGGACCGACGTCGGTGTCGGATCGACGGAACTCGCCGTCGGGACGCCGCTGGTGTTCGATATCGGCGTCTTCCTGGCCGTGATTGGCGTGGTGCTGACCATCGTGTTCACGCTGGCCGAGACGGTCCTGGCCGAGGAGTGA